One genomic region from Procambarus clarkii isolate CNS0578487 chromosome 85, FALCON_Pclarkii_2.0, whole genome shotgun sequence encodes:
- the LOC123746663 gene encoding ribosome-binding protein 1-like, protein MASERVGVESLQQQIIYTDVIRVCVNQAGQRQPGGAASTRQSGAASTRRSGGSVNQAERGQHKPGGAASTRRSGGSVNQAERGSVNQAERGSVNQAERGRVNQAERGQRQPGGAGAASTRRSGGSVNQAERGQHKPGGAASTRRSGGSVNQAERGSVNQAERGQHQPGRAGQGQPGGAGAASTRRSGGSVNQAERGSVNQAERGSVNQAERGQRQPGRVGQRQPGGAGQHQPGEAGQRQPAGAASTRRSGGSVNQAERGSVNQAERGQRQPGGAGAASTRRSGGSVNQAERGSVNQAERGSVNQAERGQRQPGGAGAASTRRSGGSVNQAERGSVNQAERGQRQPGGAGVASTRRSEGSVKQAERGQRQPGGAGQRQPGGAGQRQPGRAASTK, encoded by the exons ATGGCCAGCGAGCGTGTGGGTGTTGAGAGCTTACAACAGCAGATAATATACACAGACGTGATCCGTGTCTG CGTCAACCAGGCGGGGCAGCGTCAACCAGGCGGGGCAGCGTCAACCAGGCAGAGCGGGGCAGCGTCAACCAGGCGGAGCGGGGGCAGCGTCAACCAGGCGGAGCGGGGGCAGCATAAACCAGGCGGAGCAGCGTCAACCAGGCGGAGCGGGGGCAGCGTCAACCAGGCGGAGCGGGGCAGCGTCAACCAGGCGGAGCGGGGCAGCGTCAACCAGGCAGAGCGGGGCAGGGTCAACCAGGCGGAGCGGGGGCAGCGTCAACCAGGCGGAGCGGGGGCAGCGTCAACCAGGCGGAGCGGGGGCAGCGTCAACCAGGCGGAGCGGGGGCAGCATAAACCAGGCGGAGCAGCGTCAACCAGGCGGAGCGGGGGCAGCGTCAACCAGGCGGAGCGGGGCAGCGTCAACCAGGCGGAGCGGGGGCAGCATCAACCAGGCAGAGCGGGGCAGGGTCAACCAGGCGGAGCGGGGGCAGCGTCAACCAGGCGGAGCGGGGGCAGCGTCAACCAGGCGGAGCGGGGCAGCGTCAACCAGGCGGAGCGGGGCAGCGTCAACCAGGCGGAGCGGGGGCAGCGTCAACCAGGCAGAGTGGGGCAGCGTCAACCAGGCGGAGCGGGGCAGCATCAACCAGGCGAAGCGGGGCAGCGTCAACCAGCTGGAGCAGCGTCAACCAGGCGGAGCGGGGGCAGCGTCAACCAGGCGGAGCGGGGCAGCGTCAACCAGGCGGAGCGGGGGCAGCGTCAACCAGGCGGAGCGGGGGCAGCGTCAACCAGGCGGAGCGGGGGCAGCGTCAACCAGGCGGAGCGGGGCAGCGTCAACCAGGCGGAGCGGGGCAGCGTCAACCAGGCGGAGCGGGGGCAGCGTCAACCAGGCGGAGCGGGGGCAGCGTCAACCAGGCGGAGCGGGGGCAGCGTCAACCAGGCGGAGCGGGGCAGCGTCAACCAGGCGGAGCGGGGGCAGCGTCAACCAGGCGGAGCGGGGGTAGCGTCAACCAGGCGGAGCGAGGGCAGCGTCAAACAGGCGGAGCGGGGGCAGCGTCAACCAGGCGGAGCGGGGCAGCGTCAACCAGGCGGAGCGGGGCAGCGTCAACCAGGCAGAGCAGCGTCAACCAAGTAA